The window AATCAACATAAAAACGGTGATTTGCCAATTTAGAACCTTGATTACTTCAtggtgttgtttttgtttttaaaaacaatgacaCTGTATTTTCAGGagattctttatataaaaaaaatagtttgtgtTGACCTGTTAATCTACGAGTCAACCCACTCTACTTACGAAAAAGACCTTGGATCGGATTAACATCATGTTGGTTCTTATAACTAGGAAGAAAAATGAACGATGATCATGTgtgttctgtttttttcccctgaaGTTTAAACTTCAATGGATCAATGCCAGCATGTCAGATTGTTTGTCCTAGATCCAAATCTAGAAGGATGTGATGTTAATGAAAACCCAACTACATATGCTTAATGCAGTAATTGAAACATGAGCAACCAAGTTCATCTTAAGAGCTCAGCCATGAATCTGGTGACATATGTTggaagttgattaatcaagtttttattagtatatttttatcaaaaaaaaaatttagaagtatAGATAAACAATCATGTTCCAATGAAAACGTATTAGGTCTGTACTAGCCTGCTAGACATGTTGGGCTGGTCAGTATGCCAAGCCTCGAATGCTGGGTGTGGTACCAGCCAAACCCAAATACAATCGGGTTTAACAATGGGCCAAGCCTCGAGCACGTCCACGAGAATGTGTATCCTCCCTTGAGCCACATTCTTTTTTAGGCACATTTATAGGGATAAACTTTCTCCTTTGGGTCAAACATAAAGAAAGAGCTTAACCTCTATAGGCTCAActatatttatgttttggattttacTATTTCTATACCTTTCAGGTGTATAAAAGTTTTTCAAGGACCCACCAtagttttatcaaatattaatatagatgtaaAGAACATTTATACATCATTAAATGTTATCATGATAAAATTACACTCTAGATTCTCATTTTCACAAAAGAACAAGATTTGTGGGCTATAAATACACAATAAGTccttcataataaaaatttataattttcattctttactgtgtatatatttttagagtatCTCTTTTtagaatattcttttattttctttctttcaaaagatatttatttaattattgaaaattccACTTCTCCAAAAGAAACCTTTTGCGAATATTAGTTACAAGCCATCTTAACCTACCAAGTATCCAGTATAAGCTATCAATCTCCTTGACTAAAGGTAATAAATGATATTGTTAGGATcaattgattaaataattattcaaccTGAATATCTTATTACATACTACTTGAATTATTaggattatattaatttaaaaatatattaaaataattttatttttatttttaaattaatacatcaaaatactaaaaaatattaatttaaaattttgaaaaattaaaaaatgtataGTTAAACGGCACTCATAAATAATGACTTAATCTTAATCATATCTTGTTATGCATGAATcgctaggggtgatcattttcggttcggttctgtttttattaaaaaaagtaaccaaaaccattttttaaaaagaaaccgaaaccggttcaaaccgacgggtttcggttcggttaggTTATTTTGGggaaaaaccagttcaaaccggttGGACTtagttttttccggtttggctcggtttttttctgtttgactcggttttttttcagtttgatttttctgatttcagtcttataaaaccaaaccggtcggtttttttaaaattttaattggtttaatcggatttttttcacggttcagttttttcagtttttttacttaCCCCTATGAATCGCCATGTGTCCTGTTACGTGTCCCATATATGCTGGCACGTGGCATTATTAACAGAGTAAGGTGGCAAGGGTCCAACAAAATTATCCCAGGCAAACTATTAAGAGGGTGCTTAGTAGTGTGGaagcggttgctttttaaataattttttgtgccgaaatgcatgccaatgattttttttattttttaaaaattatttttaatatcagcacatcaaaacgatccaataTCATCAGCAAACCTACCGAATAAATATTGtcttaaaaattatcaaatattaaaaaaaaagactaatttagcttctttttttaatggaaataatattattttgaatagaaaaatattaaaaaattctccAGAGTTTATCTAATCATATTTCTCTCGAAGttgactaaattaattaaaatcatgtGATCGGTTTAATATTTATctccatttaaaaataaaataaaaattatatgaattagATTAGATTTAACCTGGTCTAAAATAGAGttgaaaatacatattaaagttGTATAATTAATCTCTaccatagtttttaaatcaaGATTTGCACTTAAATCTCAACCAACTAGCTAGAAAGCATTAAGCAAAAGCTAGCATCAAATGATGTCTTTGTGATCACAAATGAAGTCCATTAATTTGATGTTAGCAGCTAGCTGGGAACCAATCTTTTATAAAGCTTTGTGCTTATaataccaaatttgatatattcatctaaaaaaaggaaaaaaaggtatCAAGTtcgaatttaattaattaggcatcgtttataataatttatgacaTAAAGTTAGTCTAAAATTCATGCAGTACCAATATTCACATCTCAGCATCTctattttttccatctcaccAAGCATAAACCTCTAGGCCCTACATCTCTCCCTTTCCTCTCACCTCGAGTCCTTGCAAGTTTGCAACTTTCATTGTCCTTCGGCCCTTCCACCCTTTCTCGAATTCCTCCCCACTCTCTCTTCCTCATCCAGAACAGACGCCCACAGTTCTCCTAATGGCAACAGGGACAGAAGCTAAAGAAGGAGGATCAGTAGAAAACAAAGAGCCACCTCTCAAGTACAAGGTAGATAAATTAAGCCAAAACTACGATAAAACTGCCGTCTTTTCCATGTTTTGAAGTTTTAACCTCATTTTCCTTTGTTCTTCAGACATTGGTCTTGAAGGTCTCAGTTCACTGTGAAGAGTGCAAGAGGAAGGTCAAAAAGATCTTGAATAATATAGATGGTATGTAGAGTGTAAACTCAGTAAAACCTTACATTGATTCCTTggattttttctcttgtttcttgTTACATGCTTGCAAGATTTCGAAGATTCcctcattttcattttatcgAAGTCTTCTTTATCTTCGTTTAATTTCAAACTTTCTGCAAAGCTTTTTGTACAAACTGTTTTCTTTCACAATATTTAGCTAcaaaagttttataatttgtctcTCAATTTTCCCATCCGGGTTCTTGTTAATTTTCACTCTTCCtttgtcatttttaattttgatttaaggACTAAACCCTTGATTCTAGTTATGAACTTCATTGAAGTTGCTAATTTCTGTCGTGATTTGTATTTGTAGGCGTGTACACCACAGATGTTGATTTAAGGCAACAAAAGGCCACGGTAATAGGGAATGTTGATGCAGATACTTTAATCAAGAAACTTATAAAAAAGACAGGGAAGCATGCAGAGTTGTGGCCTGAAAAAGCTGATAACAATcagaaagataaaaagaaaggaaaaggaaagaagaaagagaaagagaaagggaaagagaaagaaagtgaaCAAGAAAGCAGCGGTGAAGAAGGCAGTGACGGtgaaaatgagaaagaagttaaagGCAAGACTGAAGGTTGTCAAACTGTTACCTCACAGGGAGGTGGCCAGTCACCGGTGACTGACAAGAAAGTTGATGGTCAGAGTGAGGTTGGAGCCGGGGGTAGTGCTGGTGGtggtaagaagaagaagaagaagaagaaaaagaaggcgCATACAGCAGGAAACAACAACACTGTTGATGAGGCTGAACATTCTGTTCGTGCGCCAGCAGGCACTGGATCGCCAACTCTTGGGAATGTTCATGTCCAAATCGCACAGCCTACCAATTATCACAGCCCTCAACGTCAGCATGTGTATGACTACCCAGCAACAACTTACTATGCACCCACGGTGTACGCTGTGAGCAGCAATGTCGCATGCCCTAGCACTTTTTATGGTGCCTCATACTATTCCCCACCGTATTCCTACGCGTGTATGCATTCGCCGTCCGATTTGGATTCATATCCGCCACAGCCGTCCGGTTCATTCGAGATTTTTAGCGACGAAAACCCCAATGCGTGCTCAATTATGTGACAATGGCTTCACCAATGGTGGCAATCAGCACATTGAACTAACTCATACTGCCTGTGCAAGTCTATGAGGGGAGGGAGGTATTTTTGTAATGCATGTAGATATATGAAAGGTAAAGTTCTTCTAGCTTTAAAATTAGGGGATAATAAGGGGTGAATTAGGGTTTGGGGTGTTTATCTTTAGTGATCGATCATGGAGCTTCCTTGACCTGAAGTACTTTTTACTGCTTTTAAGGCTGGGTTTTAGAAGAGTTCTATACATGTAGCAGCAGCCTTGCAAACCCTCTCTTGTTAACTAGCTGCAGAA is drawn from Populus nigra chromosome 5, ddPopNigr1.1, whole genome shotgun sequence and contains these coding sequences:
- the LOC133694268 gene encoding heavy metal-associated isoprenylated plant protein 35-like, producing MATGTEAKEGGSVENKEPPLKYKTLVLKVSVHCEECKRKVKKILNNIDGVYTTDVDLRQQKATVIGNVDADTLIKKLIKKTGKHAELWPEKADNNQKDKKKGKGKKKEKEKGKEKESEQESSGEEGSDGENEKEVKGKTEGCQTVTSQGGGQSPVTDKKVDGQSEVGAGGSAGGGKKKKKKKKKKAHTAGNNNTVDEAEHSVRAPAGTGSPTLGNVHVQIAQPTNYHSPQRQHVYDYPATTYYAPTVYAVSSNVACPSTFYGASYYSPPYSYACMHSPSDLDSYPPQPSGSFEIFSDENPNACSIM